Proteins encoded in a region of the Halorussus sp. MSC15.2 genome:
- a CDS encoding potassium transporter TrkG, which produces MTVLRLLPGRRSGVPSSVGGASGSTASGIKLLRAVRLTSGSWSRVQDVFFAKRSQVLDTEEGTIVSSHASTTCDEGALVSFLWLAFVVAGVFVLLWTLLSGRPLEQVLFEVSSAQGNVGLSTGITGPHAPRSEVGIRLQHVARSPPNNSRPHPVPWSGTGHRGDGSEPDAVTRPATVTRWTDD; this is translated from the coding sequence GTGACGGTGTTGAGGCTGCTGCCCGGTAGACGGTCCGGCGTCCCGTCGTCAGTCGGCGGGGCGTCGGGTTCGACCGCCAGCGGAATCAAACTCCTGCGGGCGGTCCGTCTGACCAGCGGGTCGTGGAGTCGCGTTCAGGACGTCTTCTTCGCCAAACGCTCGCAGGTACTGGACACGGAAGAGGGAACTATCGTCTCCAGTCACGCCTCGACCACGTGCGACGAGGGCGCGCTCGTCAGTTTCCTCTGGTTGGCCTTCGTCGTGGCCGGGGTGTTCGTCCTCCTCTGGACGTTACTGAGCGGCCGACCGTTAGAGCAAGTGTTGTTCGAGGTGTCGAGCGCACAGGGGAACGTCGGGCTATCGACCGGCATCACGGGACCACATGCCCCTCGGAGCGAAGTTGGGATTCGTCTTCAACATGTGGCTCGGTCGCCTCCAAACAATTCCCGCCCTCACCCTGTTCCGTGGTCTGGAACGGGCCACCGAGGAGACGGGTCGGAACCGGACGCTGTGACTCGGCCAGCGACTGTGACCCGGTGGACTGACGACTGA